In the Ruminococcus sp. OA3 genome, one interval contains:
- a CDS encoding transglutaminase family protein, whose protein sequence is MNRSLKRGGFLAEKKHKNRNITDPGAEIWEDRYRAPLTQTGILWSVITFFCYVCGVLGILYALTFILILTCRQVEGALVVTAVCGVIWLSYFGRNRHPVLTRILGITAACAAAYYVRDVHHQLKLLIQISQGEAAVPERIDLTETLVLLGILCGILIFWLVFIVRKAWIFYFFSIPIVFAGPLLGQVLDVTELCLFAFFHMGTSVMGSIARDRRQSPLTTPGSQTAAAGRCTALLGVFMLAFLLLAQLLTVDQMEKMLTIPARAEGYIRQTVSELFADSESNGQISRSNSYPTGKDQLELVLTAKPEENLYLKGFTGGAYADGSWTSADETPFLEEAAQESGQDLQEVRDRFENGKFYLMQSAAGGQGQTLSARYVNQNRTEIYLPTVSKLQEHSGEGYTAQIYGEKEFQDTVSGMPVDAWPEYQMLEGRYRQYVAETYLQVPDNSLSRLKALCEEHPMTDYEGITEFILGTLHSTATYTLTPGVAPYGQDPVEYFLLEKGSGYCQHFASAAVLMYRYYNVPARYVTGYLAKADAFAQQEDGTYRAVLDDGRAHAWAEVYLDGRGWIPVETTPPGSVVSPESAPVQANAAQEQQQVQSTPGAAEEPERSGEEQDADRESTAIREGWETAVFMLGVLAAVSTAAVCMWKYLVLRRRRRKHLYRRYRADRLYARVLEVLHFGGHLREYDGTEKGFPDALAEVVPDISPAEAYTAVQTVFREAFGPERISRKDTDAVLIIYEKTCRHVCQSLWGLKKLYFRYGKVYW, encoded by the coding sequence ATGAACAGGAGCTTGAAAAGGGGTGGTTTTCTGGCTGAGAAAAAACATAAGAACAGAAACATTACGGATCCGGGAGCCGAGATATGGGAGGACAGGTATCGTGCACCGCTGACCCAAACGGGTATCCTGTGGTCTGTAATCACATTTTTCTGTTATGTATGCGGTGTTCTGGGTATTCTCTACGCACTGACTTTTATTTTGATCCTGACATGCCGGCAGGTGGAGGGAGCACTCGTGGTCACTGCGGTCTGCGGTGTTATCTGGTTATCATATTTCGGGAGAAACAGGCATCCCGTACTGACACGGATTCTCGGCATCACAGCTGCATGCGCAGCAGCGTATTATGTCAGGGATGTACATCATCAGCTGAAGCTGCTGATTCAGATCAGCCAGGGAGAGGCAGCGGTGCCGGAGCGTATCGATCTTACAGAGACCCTGGTATTGCTTGGGATTCTCTGTGGCATTTTGATTTTCTGGTTGGTATTTATCGTCAGGAAAGCCTGGATATTTTATTTTTTCAGCATTCCGATTGTCTTCGCAGGACCGCTGCTTGGACAGGTACTGGATGTGACGGAGCTCTGTCTGTTCGCCTTCTTTCATATGGGAACAAGTGTGATGGGCAGTATAGCCCGTGACAGAAGACAGTCGCCGCTGACGACCCCGGGCAGTCAGACGGCCGCTGCGGGCAGGTGTACGGCGCTGCTCGGCGTATTCATGCTGGCTTTTCTGCTGCTGGCACAGTTGCTGACTGTGGATCAGATGGAGAAAATGCTGACGATACCTGCGAGAGCAGAGGGATATATCAGGCAGACCGTGTCGGAATTGTTCGCGGATTCTGAGAGTAATGGTCAGATCAGCCGTTCCAACAGTTACCCGACCGGCAAAGACCAGCTGGAACTCGTGCTCACCGCCAAACCGGAGGAAAATCTGTATCTGAAGGGATTCACAGGCGGTGCGTATGCGGATGGCAGCTGGACTTCGGCGGATGAGACTCCATTTCTTGAGGAGGCGGCGCAGGAGAGCGGGCAGGACCTTCAGGAGGTTCGGGACAGATTTGAGAATGGAAAATTTTATCTGATGCAGTCCGCCGCAGGCGGTCAGGGACAGACCTTATCCGCACGTTATGTAAATCAAAATAGAACAGAGATATATCTGCCTACGGTGTCAAAGCTTCAGGAGCATTCAGGAGAGGGGTATACCGCACAGATTTATGGCGAGAAGGAATTCCAGGATACCGTCTCGGGGATGCCCGTGGATGCCTGGCCTGAGTATCAGATGCTGGAGGGGAGGTACCGGCAATATGTCGCCGAGACGTATCTGCAGGTACCGGACAATAGTCTGTCCCGGCTGAAAGCTCTGTGCGAGGAACACCCGATGACAGATTATGAGGGCATTACGGAGTTTATTCTCGGGACGCTCCATTCTACGGCAACGTATACCCTTACACCTGGAGTCGCACCGTACGGACAGGACCCGGTTGAATATTTTCTGCTGGAAAAGGGCAGCGGATACTGCCAGCATTTTGCTTCGGCGGCGGTGCTGATGTATCGGTATTATAATGTTCCGGCACGTTATGTGACGGGATACCTGGCGAAGGCAGATGCGTTCGCACAGCAGGAAGACGGAACTTATCGGGCGGTACTGGATGATGGAAGAGCACATGCATGGGCGGAAGTTTATCTGGATGGAAGGGGATGGATTCCGGTGGAGACCACACCCCCAGGCAGTGTCGTGTCTCCTGAATCTGCTCCGGTGCAGGCAAATGCGGCGCAGGAACAGCAGCAGGTTCAAAGTACTCCCGGGGCGGCGGAAGAACCGGAGCGTTCCGGTGAGGAGCAGGATGCCGACCGTGAGAGCACGGCGATACGTGAAGGATGGGAAACGGCAGTCTTTATGCTGGGAGTGCTGGCGGCTGTGAGCACAGCGGCAGTCTGCATGTGGAAGTACCTGGTGCTCCGCAGAAGGCGGAGAAAGCACCTGTACCGGAGGTACAGGGCGGACCGGCTGTATGCCCGTGTCCTGGAAGTGCTGCATTTTGGCGGACACCTGAGGGAATATGATGGAACAGAAAAGGGATTTCCGGATGCGCTTGCAGAGGTGGTACCGGATATCTCTCCGGCGGAGGCATATACTGCTGTTCAGACGGTGTTCAGGGAGGCTTTCGGTCCGGAACGCATATCGCGGAAAGATACGGATGCAGTGCTTATCATATATGAAAAGACCTGCCGCCATGTCTGCCAGAGTCTGTGGGGACTTAAAAAGTTGTACTTTCGATATGGAAAAGTCTACTGGTAG
- a CDS encoding V-type ATP synthase subunit B, which yields MAIEYLGLNEINGPLAVLEGVKNASYEEIVEFIIDGSEKKLGRIVEIYEDKAVIQVFEGTENMSLVNTHTRLTGHPMEIALSPDILGRTFDGIGKPIDGLGPIVSDTKLNINGLPLNPVTREYPRNYIRTGISAIDGLTTLIRGQKLPIFSGNGLPHDQLAAQIVQQASLGDNSDEEFAIVFAAMGVKYDVAEFFRRTFEESGVSDHVVMFLNLANDPVVERLITPKVALTAAEYLAFEQGMHILVIMTDITSFCEAMREVSSSKGEIPSRKGYPGYLYSELATLYERAGIVRGGTGSVTQIPILTMPNDDITHPIPDLTGYITEGQIVLDRQLHGQSVYPPINVLPSLSRLMKDGIGEGYTRGDHQDVANQLFSCYAKVGDARALASVIGEDELSPIDKKYLVFGREFEEQFVGQGPFENRTIEQTLEKGWELLGILPREELDRIDTKVLDRYYRPTEVDLAAKAKAEAKQMTE from the coding sequence ATGGCAATTGAATATTTAGGTCTGAATGAGATCAACGGCCCTCTGGCAGTATTGGAAGGCGTAAAAAACGCTTCCTATGAGGAAATTGTTGAATTTATCATAGACGGAAGCGAAAAGAAACTGGGACGTATCGTGGAAATCTACGAAGACAAAGCCGTCATTCAGGTTTTTGAGGGTACAGAGAATATGTCCCTTGTCAATACACATACCCGTCTTACCGGGCATCCGATGGAGATCGCACTTTCACCGGATATCCTGGGACGTACTTTTGACGGTATCGGGAAACCGATCGACGGCCTGGGACCCATTGTTTCCGATACCAAACTGAATATCAACGGTCTTCCGCTCAACCCGGTTACCCGTGAATATCCGCGTAACTATATCCGCACGGGTATCTCTGCGATCGACGGCCTGACCACCCTGATCAGAGGTCAGAAACTTCCTATCTTTTCCGGGAACGGTCTGCCCCATGACCAGCTTGCAGCCCAGATCGTACAGCAGGCTTCCCTCGGTGACAACTCTGATGAAGAATTTGCCATCGTCTTTGCCGCGATGGGCGTCAAATACGATGTCGCTGAATTCTTCCGCAGGACCTTTGAAGAAAGCGGTGTTTCTGACCACGTTGTCATGTTCCTGAATCTGGCAAACGACCCGGTGGTAGAACGTCTGATCACACCGAAGGTGGCGCTCACAGCAGCTGAATACCTGGCGTTTGAGCAGGGTATGCATATCCTTGTCATTATGACGGATATCACCTCCTTCTGTGAAGCCATGCGTGAGGTTTCCTCATCGAAGGGTGAGATCCCATCCCGTAAGGGTTATCCGGGCTATCTGTACAGCGAACTTGCCACGCTGTATGAACGCGCGGGCATTGTGCGCGGCGGAACAGGGTCTGTCACACAAATCCCGATTCTGACCATGCCAAACGACGACATCACACATCCGATCCCCGACCTCACCGGCTATATCACAGAAGGCCAGATTGTTCTGGACCGTCAGCTGCACGGACAGTCGGTCTATCCTCCGATCAATGTGCTGCCCTCGCTTTCCCGTCTTATGAAAGATGGAATTGGTGAAGGTTATACGCGCGGTGATCATCAGGATGTCGCCAACCAGCTGTTCTCCTGCTACGCAAAAGTGGGGGACGCACGTGCGCTTGCATCCGTTATCGGAGAAGACGAACTTTCCCCGATCGATAAAAAATACCTGGTCTTCGGCAGGGAATTTGAAGAACAGTTCGTCGGCCAGGGGCCGTTTGAAAACCGAACGATAGAGCAGACACTGGAAAAAGGCTGGGAACTGCTGGGCATTCTTCCACGCGAAGAACTCGACCGTATCGATACAAAGGTTCTGGACCGGTATTATCGTCCGACCGAAGTTGACCTTGCAGCTAAGGCAAAGGCTGAAGCCAAACAGATGACAGAATAG
- a CDS encoding MoxR family ATPase → MNKNRDIAWDILAGANQVILGKEIFTLEALAALLAGGHILLEDIPGVGKTTLALAFSKMMGLKWKRVQFTPDVLPSDLTGFSVYKKDVQKFVYLPGAVFCNLLLADEINRTSPKTQSALLEVMEERQVTVDGVTRTVPFPFFVIATQNPYGSAGTQMLPPAQMDRFMVCMTMGYPDFKSELAMAKEVEEGTRTENLRARVTMEQLLDMQSEVSRVYIHDSIYEYIVRLITATRESKYLETGASPRGTIALVKMARAIAWLQGNEFVSPADVISQFPAVVRHRIQMNVRGRMDGISREDIMEDILESVPKPLLKRK, encoded by the coding sequence ATGAACAAGAACAGAGATATAGCCTGGGATATATTGGCGGGCGCCAATCAGGTGATCCTGGGAAAAGAAATATTTACCCTGGAGGCATTGGCGGCACTGCTCGCCGGCGGGCATATTTTGCTGGAGGATATTCCGGGAGTTGGAAAGACGACGCTGGCTCTGGCATTTTCGAAAATGATGGGACTGAAATGGAAACGTGTGCAGTTCACACCGGACGTCCTGCCGTCTGACCTTACGGGGTTTTCCGTATACAAAAAAGACGTGCAGAAATTTGTTTATCTGCCGGGAGCAGTCTTTTGCAACCTGCTGCTGGCAGATGAGATCAATCGCACGTCCCCGAAGACACAGTCAGCACTTTTGGAAGTGATGGAGGAGAGGCAGGTGACGGTGGATGGGGTGACGAGGACAGTACCGTTTCCGTTTTTCGTCATTGCGACGCAGAATCCCTATGGGTCGGCGGGCACGCAGATGCTGCCGCCGGCGCAGATGGACCGCTTTATGGTATGTATGACAATGGGGTATCCGGATTTTAAAAGTGAACTCGCCATGGCGAAAGAGGTCGAGGAAGGGACAAGAACGGAGAATCTGAGAGCGAGAGTCACGATGGAGCAGCTGCTGGATATGCAGAGCGAAGTTTCCAGAGTATATATTCATGATTCGATCTATGAATATATTGTAAGACTGATTACTGCGACCAGAGAGAGCAAGTATCTTGAAACAGGGGCGAGTCCGAGGGGAACCATCGCACTGGTAAAGATGGCGCGTGCGATCGCCTGGCTGCAGGGAAATGAATTCGTATCCCCGGCGGATGTGATCAGCCAGTTTCCGGCGGTAGTCCGGCACAGGATTCAGATGAATGTGCGTGGACGCATGGACGGAATCAGCCGGGAAGATATCATGGAAGATATTCTGGAGAGTGTTCCCAAACCATTACTAAAGAGGAAATAG
- a CDS encoding DUF885 domain-containing protein, with protein sequence MFHLKIKKPAKSIVVLFLAAVFVLGLVLGIWRGISSPANRKFETYTNDLFEDQVSQNTLNLHYTLANPKEYGIDDYTVTLGAAAIEDADEYYAALENSRNILSDFSYDSLSRENQLTFDILDLYFETELSLGDHYILSEMLSPSLGIQAQLPLLLAEYNFQTRQDVTDYLKLLMDIPSYFEDVLRFENNKAKNGCFMSDTTVDRIIAQCSSFISSGESNYLNTVFQQKIEENTFLSDREKEACLTKHAEIVQKYVLPAYENLISGLTQLKGSGSNDNGLYYLDGGQDYYEYLLKSNCGIYSSVEELQTRLGKQLLSDYREIQSLLESNPSLTTSVFNPVMTDMTPQQMLTDLQTEITRDFPDPPSVTYDIKYIHEDLKEYLSPAFYLTPPIDTHTPNMIYLNPASSLTGVELYTTLAHEGFPGHLYQTNYFAQSSHAPIRHLLNMGGYIEGWATYTESYAYNYAGLESGLGRLLWLNRSMNLCLYSLLDIGIHYYGWTLTDTTEYLQSFGISDTSVIREIFQCIVEDPSNYIRYYGGCLSFMDLREEVAALDEDIQPVDFHREVLEIGPCQFPILEEYVLDAF encoded by the coding sequence ATGTTTCATTTAAAAATTAAAAAGCCGGCGAAAAGCATTGTTGTACTGTTTCTGGCGGCAGTCTTTGTCCTCGGCCTCGTACTCGGTATATGGCGGGGTATCTCCTCCCCCGCCAACCGGAAGTTCGAAACGTATACAAATGACCTTTTCGAAGACCAGGTATCCCAAAATACACTCAATCTGCATTATACACTTGCAAATCCCAAAGAATACGGAATTGACGACTACACTGTTACACTTGGTGCCGCAGCCATCGAAGATGCCGATGAATATTACGCTGCCCTTGAAAACAGCAGAAATATCCTGTCTGATTTCTCGTATGACAGTCTGTCCAGGGAGAACCAGCTGACATTTGATATCCTGGATCTTTATTTCGAAACAGAACTGTCCCTCGGCGATCATTACATACTTTCAGAAATGTTGAGTCCTTCTCTCGGCATCCAGGCGCAGCTTCCTCTTCTCCTCGCCGAATACAATTTCCAAACCCGCCAGGATGTCACAGACTATCTAAAACTGCTCATGGATATTCCTTCCTATTTTGAAGATGTTCTGCGATTTGAAAATAATAAGGCAAAAAATGGCTGTTTTATGAGTGATACTACCGTTGACCGGATTATCGCCCAGTGCAGTTCCTTTATTTCCTCCGGCGAATCCAACTATCTGAATACGGTCTTTCAACAAAAAATAGAAGAAAACACGTTTCTGTCTGACAGGGAGAAGGAAGCCTGTCTGACAAAACATGCAGAGATCGTTCAAAAATATGTACTTCCCGCCTACGAGAATCTGATCAGCGGCCTGACACAGTTAAAGGGGAGCGGTTCCAATGACAACGGCCTGTATTATCTGGACGGCGGTCAGGACTATTACGAATACCTTCTGAAGAGCAACTGCGGCATATACAGCTCCGTCGAAGAGCTTCAGACACGCCTGGGCAAACAGCTGCTCAGTGATTACCGCGAGATCCAGTCCCTGCTCGAGAGCAATCCGTCTCTTACAACGTCCGTATTCAACCCCGTCATGACGGATATGACTCCTCAGCAGATGCTGACGGACCTTCAGACGGAAATCACCCGTGATTTTCCGGATCCTCCCTCTGTTACCTATGATATCAAATACATACACGAAGACCTGAAAGAATACTTAAGTCCTGCATTTTACCTGACCCCTCCGATCGACACGCATACCCCTAATATGATCTACCTGAATCCCGCATCCAGCCTCACAGGAGTCGAACTCTACACAACACTGGCCCATGAAGGTTTTCCCGGTCATCTCTATCAGACGAACTATTTTGCTCAGAGCAGCCACGCTCCCATACGCCACCTGCTGAATATGGGCGGGTATATCGAGGGCTGGGCAACCTATACAGAATCTTATGCCTACAATTACGCAGGGCTGGAGTCAGGCCTGGGACGCCTGCTGTGGCTGAACCGCTCCATGAATCTCTGTCTGTACTCCCTTCTCGATATCGGCATCCACTATTACGGCTGGACTCTGACCGACACCACCGAATATCTTCAGAGTTTTGGTATCTCTGACACTTCGGTCATCCGGGAAATCTTCCAGTGTATTGTGGAAGACCCCTCCAATTACATCCGGTATTATGGCGGCTGCCTTTCTTTCATGGATCTCCGTGAGGAAGTTGCTGCACTCGATGAAGACATCCAGCCGGTGGATTTTCACCGGGAAGTTCTGGAGATCGGTCCCTGTCAGTTCCCGATACTTGAAGAATACGTACTGGACGCATTTTAA
- a CDS encoding nucleoside recognition domain-containing protein produces MKFLLFFSDMIIPLVIFYIVGFGLLMKQNVYESFVKGAKDGLITVYQIVPTLIGLMTAVGVLRASGLLELLGAGMGHLLRGLGFPAELVPLAVVKMFSSSAASGLLLDIYKEFGTDSMLGRTASIMMSCTETIFYTMSVYFIAAKVKKSRYTLAGALIATAAGIAASVFLAGRM; encoded by the coding sequence ATGAAATTCCTTCTGTTCTTTTCTGATATGATAATTCCGCTGGTGATTTTTTATATCGTCGGCTTCGGTCTGCTGATGAAACAGAACGTGTATGAATCCTTTGTAAAAGGGGCAAAGGACGGTCTGATCACAGTTTATCAGATTGTACCGACGCTCATAGGGCTGATGACGGCGGTCGGGGTTCTGAGGGCAAGCGGACTGCTGGAGCTTCTGGGAGCTGGAATGGGGCATCTGCTGAGAGGGCTGGGTTTTCCGGCCGAACTTGTGCCTCTGGCTGTCGTGAAAATGTTTTCATCCAGTGCGGCTTCCGGACTTCTGCTGGATATCTATAAAGAATTCGGCACAGATTCCATGCTGGGCAGAACCGCCTCTATCATGATGAGCTGCACGGAGACTATTTTTTATACGATGAGTGTATACTTTATCGCTGCAAAAGTAAAGAAAAGCCGGTATACGCTGGCGGGTGCGCTCATTGCCACGGCTGCCGGCATTGCGGCGAGTGTTTTTCTGGCAGGCAGAATGTAA
- the trxB gene encoding thioredoxin-disulfide reductase yields the protein MNQVYDVIVVGSGPAGLSAAIYGQRAGLSMIVMEASYVSGGQVQNTYEVDNYPGLPGVSGMELAEKFRAHAENMGTEFVRAEVTGITEDGGVKTVHTKDGNYRTKAVILAPGATHRMLGVPGEAKLAGMGVSYCATCDGAFFRNKTVAVIGGGDVAVEDAIFLARGCKKVYVVHRRDQLRAAGILQKRLMELDNVVMKWDSVVDEIVGEEQVEAVKLHNVKTGKEEMCEVDGVFVAVGIQPNSEAFRDLADVDEAGYMIAGEDTKTTHAGIFAAGDVRTKMLRQIITATADGANAITAVQEYLMKL from the coding sequence ATGAATCAGGTGTATGACGTGATTGTGGTAGGAAGCGGTCCTGCCGGCTTGAGTGCAGCTATATACGGACAGAGAGCAGGGCTGTCTATGATTGTCATGGAAGCTTCCTATGTGAGCGGAGGGCAGGTGCAGAATACGTATGAGGTTGACAACTATCCGGGCCTGCCGGGTGTCAGCGGAATGGAACTGGCTGAGAAATTCAGGGCACATGCCGAGAACATGGGCACAGAGTTTGTGAGGGCTGAGGTGACGGGAATCACGGAGGACGGAGGTGTCAAGACCGTTCACACGAAAGACGGAAATTACAGGACAAAAGCAGTCATTCTGGCACCGGGGGCCACCCACCGCATGCTGGGTGTGCCGGGAGAGGCGAAACTTGCAGGCATGGGCGTATCCTACTGTGCAACGTGTGACGGAGCTTTTTTCAGAAATAAGACAGTAGCCGTAATAGGCGGCGGAGATGTCGCGGTGGAAGATGCAATCTTTCTCGCACGCGGCTGTAAGAAAGTCTATGTTGTGCACCGCCGTGACCAGCTGCGCGCTGCGGGTATCCTGCAGAAACGTCTGATGGAACTTGACAATGTTGTGATGAAATGGGACAGTGTCGTGGATGAAATCGTTGGTGAGGAGCAGGTGGAAGCTGTGAAGCTGCATAACGTGAAGACTGGAAAAGAAGAAATGTGTGAAGTTGACGGAGTCTTTGTAGCGGTGGGAATTCAGCCGAATTCGGAGGCATTCCGTGATCTGGCGGATGTAGATGAGGCGGGTTACATGATTGCAGGGGAAGACACGAAGACGACACATGCAGGAATCTTCGCGGCAGGAGATGTCAGGACCAAGATGCTCCGCCAGATCATCACAGCGACGGCGGATGGAGCCAATGCGATCACAGCGGTACAGGAGTATCTGATGAAACTGTGA
- a CDS encoding DUF58 domain-containing protein yields MRRNCYVIFSALTFYLAGVYRSNALMMLFVAELFFLVGMFLLSRYLSGRLDVRLELESDTVPKGESVTGRVWVSNRSRLPAAQFEVELEYYNPEIAVRGTKKLYGYMAGHRQPVKMEFQAASRYCGILHVGIRRVRVYDYLMLFRGRSKKVEDLRVLVFPSGRPVKIEADWNAAVIYPSGGEPRPDMPGSQPPELYQIRQYQDGDSMRDIHWKLSAKMDQMMSRQFAAESQCTATIYLDFRKSGDEDIRRLDAFCELSASVLHGFLDAGREFRVCWHDMEKKSGEEKMIRNEEDYRGMLKEIILCASYSGGAGENLKEMPEVSQFLRPDETILCLNMKLQLFLDQQQLAHFSEEDYEQELEKGWFSG; encoded by the coding sequence ATGAGAAGAAACTGTTATGTGATCTTTTCGGCACTTACATTTTATCTGGCGGGAGTATACCGGTCTAATGCCCTGATGATGCTGTTTGTGGCGGAGCTTTTTTTTCTGGTGGGGATGTTTCTGCTGTCCAGGTATCTCTCAGGCAGACTGGACGTGAGGCTGGAGCTGGAAAGTGACACCGTGCCAAAAGGAGAGTCGGTGACCGGGAGGGTATGGGTTTCGAACAGATCCCGGCTGCCGGCGGCACAGTTTGAAGTGGAGCTGGAATACTATAATCCGGAAATTGCAGTCCGGGGAACAAAGAAACTGTACGGATATATGGCGGGGCACAGGCAGCCTGTGAAGATGGAATTCCAGGCGGCTTCCAGATACTGCGGGATTCTGCATGTGGGGATCAGGAGGGTAAGAGTGTATGATTACCTCATGCTGTTCAGAGGCCGCAGCAAAAAAGTGGAGGATCTCAGGGTCCTGGTATTTCCTTCAGGACGGCCTGTGAAGATTGAGGCTGACTGGAATGCTGCTGTCATCTATCCCTCCGGGGGAGAGCCCAGACCGGACATGCCAGGGAGCCAGCCTCCTGAACTGTACCAGATCCGGCAGTATCAGGATGGTGATTCCATGAGAGACATTCACTGGAAGCTGAGCGCCAAGATGGACCAGATGATGAGCAGGCAGTTTGCGGCGGAATCACAGTGTACAGCGACCATTTATCTGGACTTCCGAAAAAGCGGGGATGAGGATATCCGCCGTCTGGATGCCTTCTGTGAGCTGTCAGCCTCCGTACTGCACGGATTCCTGGATGCGGGGAGAGAATTCCGTGTGTGCTGGCATGATATGGAGAAAAAAAGCGGCGAAGAGAAAATGATTCGAAATGAAGAGGATTACCGGGGAATGTTAAAAGAGATCATCTTATGTGCCTCATATTCCGGAGGTGCCGGTGAGAACCTGAAGGAGATGCCTGAAGTGTCTCAGTTTTTAAGACCGGATGAAACGATTTTGTGCCTGAATATGAAACTCCAGCTCTTTTTGGACCAGCAGCAGCTGGCTCATTTTTCAGAAGAGGATTATGAACAGGAGCTTGAAAAGGGGTGGTTTTCTGGCTGA
- a CDS encoding V-type ATP synthase subunit D, with translation MDPNTFPTKGNLILAKNSLALANQGFDLMDKKRNILIRELMELIDEAKDIQSQIDITFREAYAALQTANMEIGINHVQTISYSIPVEDSIRIKTRSIMGTEIPLVEADPIAPLPTYAYYSTRESLDEARQAFERVKELTIKLSMVENSAYRLAANIKKTQKRANALKNITIPHYQQLSKDISNALEEKEREEFTRLKVIKKMHSGR, from the coding sequence ATGGATCCAAATACCTTCCCCACCAAGGGAAATCTGATTCTGGCAAAAAACTCTCTGGCACTCGCTAATCAGGGATTTGACCTGATGGACAAAAAGCGGAACATCCTGATCCGGGAACTGATGGAACTGATCGACGAAGCAAAGGATATTCAGTCACAGATCGATATCACATTTCGTGAGGCTTACGCTGCGCTTCAGACTGCCAACATGGAAATCGGTATCAATCACGTGCAGACGATCTCCTATTCCATTCCTGTCGAGGATTCCATCCGGATTAAGACGCGAAGCATCATGGGAACGGAAATCCCCCTGGTGGAGGCGGATCCGATCGCCCCGCTGCCCACCTACGCTTACTACAGCACGCGGGAATCCCTGGACGAAGCCAGGCAGGCATTTGAACGCGTGAAAGAACTGACCATCAAATTGTCCATGGTGGAAAATTCCGCGTACCGGCTGGCTGCCAATATTAAAAAGACACAGAAGCGCGCCAACGCGTTGAAGAACATTACGATTCCTCACTATCAGCAGCTGTCAAAGGATATCTCCAATGCCCTGGAAGAAAAAGAACGTGAGGAATTTACACGGCTTAAGGTAATTAAAAAAATGCATTCCGGAAGATAA